Genomic DNA from Parasteatoda tepidariorum isolate YZ-2023 chromosome 3, CAS_Ptep_4.0, whole genome shotgun sequence:
accaatccagaagactagaaatatcctggatcaagtagtgggagaaattcgctttcgtggaggactctttgatggaactaacccgcatttgcgttacatggagttgaaaatcacgaaaacctcccacgtttaGCTTGACAACAGGGGGATTCTAACCTataatccatctaccactgagaatattttacgtcgaACACGGTTTatctcattagaaggcgaatgCTTTACCCCCTCAGCTGCcacagttcttttaaaaaaaataaggagacaaggctagatttttttttaaagtctttttttttttttttttttttttttttttttttaaaNtttttttttttttttttttttttttttttttttttttttttttttttttttatctttgctaaaaggattttctttttttcttgcttgcttgttgaaaattaaaagttaagatgcacttattttctttaaatgaaatattgagGTATGTATATCTAATACTCTGGcaacaaaataactttataaacttGGTAACAATGCAACATTAATTAAGTTATCTCTTTTCATCGGGGCCGTTGGTATCCTGCCCTGATAATTTACGATCTGTATGAGCAGATGATGGTCACTCACAGAAACTAGTCTTTTGAGTTTCCTTTAGAATTTATGAGAGTCATTGACTTGCCTTTAGTAAATTCTCCACGCACTATGTTCtgcacaaaaatttgttttatgaagGTAGGCGATTTtctgcaaagaaaaattaaaagtagcgAAAATTGGTGCAACATTGCTCTATTCACAAAATACGTTTGACACTagattttcagcaaaaataaattaattaaataggcGAAAGGTGGTTCCTgatttgtcagaaaaattaacaattacttTGTTAGAAGAGAGGAATAACAGACACTCCTTGAATATTCTActgcaggggtttccaacttacatgaggtcgggggccacaattaaaaacactaatcaaatggcgggccgcaacttaatcaaaattttatgtaggaatcttttatgtttgaaggaacattaaatattactgtcagatttttaccaagttgtaaaaaacaatagtattaaattacaaattaaaataagtagatttttaaaaatatttaattgcatattaaaaaattcgggctacaataactttaatgtgcacctatgtattaaacaattaatgtgcaacagatatctatttatggagatataaaactttaaaaaggttggtattaaaacttgcttattagcacacaaaatgttcaatgagaaaattgaggtttgtctgctgcaaccaccagagaatagatatttacattttaaatttacaaatgtgtgtgtaaatattttcgtccaaaatgagtggtttcaaaaagttaaatcagaGAATTTCTCCGAGGAAATTTCTGATACAcgcatgctaaattatattcacaaaatgcaaaaaaatgaaataaaaaagagcaacatacactattatttttgtatttgaataaatattttcctggaTGCAAAgtctgagaaataaatttttttgcaccgttggtatgttaagtttcacagaaacgaagaaattaggtttttattaacgagaaaagtattttaaacccatactgattttttgcgaaaattgttcgcaaaaaaaaatgacaactaatgtattttagttcgcgggccgcAAATAAAAGCTTCGCGGcccggatgcggcccccgggccgccagttggagaCCACTGTTCTACTGCATAGTGCATTTAAGGAAAGCAtccatctaaaatttttataagttcttCAAATTCCAAAATTGTATCAGCAATTGCTGATTCAAGTTACTCTTTGCTTcatcatcttaaaaaaaattacaaaatgtattGCATTCCTTCACTTaagtaacaattttataaattttaacttttcaaaatacatttatttaaatgttttataatcattttgttttcttttattttatcactataTGATTTCGTTAAAATGctacaattttagttttaaaaaaattcaaaatatacggttttcctttaaattaatataaaataatgtgaacTTGTTAGAGTagtggtgattttttttattattattaaatcttagTTCGCttctttttctattcttttatgttttttccttctgtgatttaaaatatttccaattaaaattatttaatgagtctagaatattataattttaaccgttaaatttgtcaaaacagattttaaaaaataatatatattgctattacattaatttaatgttgatttttagaattcaaaattttatgggtttctatatttttcttactttcagttttattcttttgttattttatcattattacagttaaaaatttgtacaaaaatgaaaattataacattgTTCGTTAACCCTCCTCttgataaattataatcttaaatatatatacgagatattttttaaataaaattcaaaatactgtttttttatttttccctttcctAAATTTAGTGAttacattttaatctttttattttcactttccttctgattttttataaaaataatgataattttaaaatgtccgaaatattctTCTTCGATCTGCACGATAGTCGTTTCAATTTGGCAACAAGTCGTTTCCATTTGATGATTGGGCTATCAGACGATGAGTTTCCATTGATTGATGCCCATggttttcagataaataatttttttaaacattaacatattaaaaattatatcactgtatttgtttgtttttctaatatccaatgaaaattttgcatttttccatAGCGtcaagtttttacttttaagtattaaatataaataaatttttgatttcaaagtcttaatgaataatttaatcttttttgtgGCATATTAGGTGAACCAGAAATTAATGTTGTTTTTGTcacataaaattgtaaattatttttaacacgttttttcttataatcaaTTATGTAAATATCCACATTTTCAGAAACCTATTGCTATCTAgcttgcaaaatttaaatgcacaattactaaaaatcatttgtacttttaagcaaaatatcagGAACAGGCATTTTGGAAATGTCAAAGCAATCAGAATATATGGAAATATGCTGGTGTACGGTCAGGCAATTATGATGGGTGAtcgaaatctaaatttatttaataatttttactcgaCAATTTAAGTAATTCAATTGATGTGCAAAACAATCCTTGAAATACAAATGAAtcggaaagggaaaaaaagccaggaaaataattttaaaagtgaatagaATATAGAAATGTACtgctatttatattaaatattctgcAGTGATTTCCCGTAATCaagtaaaatacttttgaatgaAACATCTGAACCCGGTATCAGAATTTAGGGTGTAAATCTGCAGCACTATATTCGAAAATCGAAATTTATGTACAACATCAACGAAGTCaaataatgattatataaaATCCAGCTTAAACTAACAAACATGTAGTAAAATCTGCAAAATATCcttgaaaaattatagatttaatttttgttcaagtttaagttgaattttatacaataataccGAAAAAAATGGAGCAATTTGTTATACAGTTAAGTCTAAtcaagtaacagaaaaaaaatctgtacttTTCGTACTCTGTGGTGTTCTCAGAattcatcttttaaatttttattagaagcaAGATtatagatgttttaaaaagtagtctCAGAAAATTTTCACCATTTGTTTGCTTACTTTTTAGCGATAAAAAAACGCAAATGATAAATAATCTTCAGATTCTAAAACAATCTGTAGCTGGAGGATTTCTGCTAACGGGCATCTGAATAActcaatatgtatatatttaaactattttgaattttttgtaatattttgatcaggttttatgtttttattacttaaaatatgtagaaatgcaatgtgatcattatttaataaaataattttttactttgaaggGTAAGATTTATAACtgcgtgattttttttaacacgcaTAACTGAtaagtagataaaatttaaatataatacaggTATCCAACATTTTGATTGCTCTTCTAAAATTGCTAAaagtaccaaaaaaaatttttttttgctctatagaatttacaataaaagtatattatataAGTAGTTTGTAccgcatttttattaaaaacaaataaataaaaaaaactgcagaatttaatttatttttaaaattatcactaaaatttattttactctgtAAACACCTATTATTAGTATCCATAAAAGAAAGGAgcgccaaaaatatttttgtttacactTAAAAATCGGACTGGATTGGCTGCGGTTACCACCACGGTTCTTTAAGGTAAAATTATGCTTGTTGAACCTAAAAGAAATGGAACTGCAATTAATCAAGATTATGAAGATAAAAGTGTTCTTTATagctttaaagttatattttattaaactagagTTATCTAAAGTGTTTTATTGGCACTTTTCATAGAAGTACAAAAGACACAcaaaaaaagtgtataaaaaaatatacaaactgTTCTAAGAATatagattataaatattcaagtaGACAATAACAAGATACGAAAATATGTATGAATTCAACTCAGAGATACTTTCATAATATAGTATATTATTTAAGTTCGGAAATGTATGATAAAGACAACGGACAATAATGACACTTgaactatacttttttaaaaaaatatataagttaaacAAAATGAGTTTGATGCACATTTCAGtctctgtaaatattttaagtaacctaccattaaatagaaatattgcgTGAaacttaaaaacgaaaaaaaaatatatacatatatataatgaatTGAGAAAATACCTCTAAatatatctagaaaaaaaaatttctaaaaatcaaaaatttcccATGACTTTCACCAAACCAGAGCAGTTGGTTTTTTagcaaacgaaaattaaaaatctaaccAGCATTGAGTTTTAGTAGTGAGCCTGTTTTGAGCAATGGTGAGTTGGCACAAACTCAATGCTGCCACCTTACGAGNTTCTGTTGTGGTGTCCACATCCtcacttaaaacttttcagcctattgaaaaaaaaaaactttattagttgcagtaatacatgcaaaagacagaataGAAATACCTTGTTTAAGttcgaagttatgaatttttgaagttaagataatttttggaacaccctgtatatctagaaaattttttttctaaaaatcaaaaatttcccATGACTTTCACCAAACCAGAGCAGTTGGTTTTagcaaacgaaaattaaaaatctaaccAGCATTGAGTTTTAGTTGTGAGCCTGTTTTGAGCAATGGTGAGTTGGCACAAACTCAATGCTGCCACCTTACGAGCTTTTGGGCTCTGCATGCTACTGACTGCCAAAATTAACTCAGGGCTAAATTCTTCAGGGTATTTTTTCAGAAGCAATCCAACAAGCCCTAAAGGcataaactgtaaaatttgaGAAGCTTGATCTTTAGCACGTAGAACAACTTGTTCTAAAAATCGAATAGGAAAATAAGACCTAGCACTGATTGTTGCATCTGAAGCAATCACTAGTAGGGTACGCATCAAATCAGCGATTGCTTTATTGATAGGATTAGCTACTGCATTGCGCATATGCTCATCACTAAGATTTTGTAGCTCAAATGGTGTATCCTCGAGCAATTCAGCGTTACTTCTATGTATTTTTGTGGGCCTACTGTGCTCTGTGTGATCTCGTGTGTCATCAATGTCAACTTCACGATGGCTTCTTTTGCAACCAGTTTTAACACTATTTCCCGAAGAGCACTGGCGTGATTGCAATGCTGCATATGTTGTAATGACAGTTAAACGTGACAAGGCACTACCGTAGGGTTCTGCTAACTGTTCTTGATGAGCTTCACTATAAAGATAAAAGGGAAGAACATGCAATAACAAAGCAAGAGCGCATTGTTCAATATCTAGATAAAATATGCCAATTACCATGTCAACAGCTCTATTGATGTCTTGAAGAAATTGATAGCCCAGTATACGACGAACAAGAGCATCACATATCCAACGTGCTCCACCAACACAaagtaatgtttcaaaataatgaatagatTTTATGTCAAGCCATCCACGATAGTGCACATCATTAAAAACTTCATCTAAAATTTTGCCTAAGGGTTTTTTAACTGTCAAACCGTGAGGGATGAGAGgtgcaattttagattttagcTGTAAGGGAGGGTGCAGATCCcacatcattatttttataatcccaATCATCAGGCTACAACGTCCAGAATAAAATGCATTACTTTGCTCACTGCCTGGAAGTTGAGGTGTCTGCCTACCACTAGCAGATGGGGACTCAGAAGGTGAAGTAACAGACTCCACTGCTGGAGGAGCAATGAAATGCTGAAGCATATTCATGGGTTTCAGACGTTCTTCATGATGAAGAACGTTGATGTAGTTGCAAAGCCAAACTGAAATACAAACTGGAAGACAGCACATTTGACTTTTAATGTGATCTAAAaccaatttaactttttctgtgGATAATGCTCCATGCTCCCAAGCAATAAGTATCTCTCTAGCAGCAGCTGGAGCATTAAGGCAAACTTCATGCCATTTCACTTGATGAGGGCTCATATCATGCTCTGTGTTTAAGAACTGAGCTAACAACAAGTCAACTGTTGCTTGGTCACTTCGAGACAATACAAGATCCGGACATTTAAACTTCCCATCTTCAGCTAGGTTCTTTGATATCCactgaacaaaaaaagaatcttttataGTAGAAAGCCCAAGGACAATTTCAGTGCCATAAtattgagaaatataaaataataagagaaaGGTGACATCAAAAGTTAAAGCACGGGTCTGGGCAGCTTTAGCATTTTCagtagcaaaatatttattaaaatcattgcattcaattaatttagtaataaaagtaTGCAATTTCCCAGTAGCAGCAGCTGCAGCaagaataagtttaaattttcttaaaggtAATATATGACAGAGGACACCAAGGAGAGCTTCTTGAATCTTTGAGTAATCAGAATCTagcagttttaaaatagttttaagagtATGTTCTGCTTGTAAAGAACTTGGTATATTTGCCTGGTCCCACTGAGGACTCGGTTTAGGAGTTGGAAGTTTCACTCCTCCCATATTCTGATACATGAGACTTGCTGATTTGAAGGAATCATTTTGTCTTCGACCAAGGAAACTCATTCCCTGACCTTCTGTCATTATTTTTGCCTTGCAAAACTCCTGTGCTAAATACTGCAAAGTATCAGAATTGCTCTTTAAATCAGTGAGATCCAACAAAGGTGAATAATGTAGTAACATATCTAAACTTTTCTCAAAGGAGTCTTCTTCACTTTCAATTTGAAGAGACTGGATGTTAGAAATAATGTTCGgtagtttcaaaaatgtaaatgcaAACCACTTTAAATCATCTTCAAATGAACCTGTGCCACTGGCTATACCAATCAAACAAGCGCGGATAAGTTCGCTATAAACTTGTGATAGTTTAAAATTCTGTAGCTTTTTCACTAAAAGCAAGTGACTCACAAATGCTGATGCATCACTTGCAGGATTTAAAATAGCATCGATTCCAACCATTATGTTTAAAGTGCTAGCTAAGGTTTGAAGtttgttttttgaaacattttctgaTGGAACAACTGGTAAATTATCAACTGAGCTAACTAGACTCAATGCACTTTCAATTActtcttttgaaacatttgttgTATTTGGAACTATTGCTAACTTCTCTTCAAGTTCTTTATGTTTTTGAAGCATTTGGGTATACATAGCTTGATCTTCATACTTTCCAACGTAAagtaaagatttaataaaagtggtattactaaaataaaaaagagcttcATATGacttttcaataattgaaatgTGTTCTGGANGgacgggcagaaataagcaacttccgGTTGGGGCAGAAATAAGCACCCCTTGACTGCCTATCACTTCCGCCGCATACATGCCTGCTATTACTACTGTTATAGAATGATAAATGCAGGAGTACAACCAATGAGTAACACTAACCACAGCTTTACATAACGCAATGCATTCTTCTTCATTGCCATGACAGCCTATTCTTGATTGAAATGTTCTTAGCAAATCAAGTAAACTCAAAATGCAATATGGCTTATAAAAACTTTGATATCTGCCTATACTAGATAAGACTGCACCATATGAAACAACTCTAGAGCTAAGAGAATGCATGAGATAAGACATGAATAAATTGTTTGATCCTGGTCCAACTAATGCTTGTTGAAGAATACAGTCAGCTAAATCATAAACATCACCACTTACTCCACGTGGAAGAACACTTTTGATTCGAATACCCCATGAAACATCTGACCATCTTTCTCTCCAAGCTTGTAGCAAAAGTGATTTAATGCTCCGTGTTTTGCTGGTATCCATGATTATCTGTTAAGGGAaaacaattcaacaaaaatttcaaaatataataacaaaaaaaaaaacaaaaaaaaatttaactcacaaaataaagaatattttattttgcataaatttaattttatccaaattggaaaaaaaggaagaaaaaaaaacatgattaaaaaaccACAATTCTAATAGCTGCAtaatccatgaaaaaaaaatagctaagcatgttaaaagtttttacttatCTGCCataatgatcttttttttctgtagtaaCCACAGAAATTTTCAGtagttttacaataaaatgtgttttttgaaCTTATGACATTGCCGTGAAATATTAACACTGGAatgcatctttttttcttttttttttacaagaaaaattaaaatattaaattttaatattttgatcatGGGATATTatgatttgattaatttaataaaatatttaaaaaaccaaaatggaaatgttaaaatattatagaaaacataatttatgaaattcaaaattataaagaggaaaataaatttataatgagaaacgtaaaatggtaaaaattaaagaataagaaaaaagaaagatatagtTTTGAGCAATACAGAGAAATCTTACTAAAAAGTCAATACATTATCTATGTATGAGCACTGAGTTAATGTTCAACacttagaatgaaaaaaaatgtttaagaaattaaggTTTATCAAACACTTTGCTAGTATTTTtgttccatgaaaaaaatatattcctagtttttcctgattttttattgtaatctaGGGGTGCACAACCAGCAAGCTGTTGAAAAGCAGCTTTTGGCAGCATTTGAACATGATGAaggatttattatatttttctattttgaaaagaaaaaaaaaattggaacctTAAATTGCTTATTTGAGTCATCACCTTAGCACTCAAATTACGCAGATTCCATCAGAAATTTGTGTAGTTTTTCAGTCACTTTTTTGGtgattattcttattttgtattCTGGAATAACAccgctataaaaaaaattgggattttcaaaatcatgtaGAAATTGATAACTGTAATTGATGCAAAATTAATTCACAAAACAAGTGAATATACTAGGAGATTCTGACAAAGCCAAACAAAAGTCTCAAAAATTGATTAACCAAATGCAAgacaaaaaattgcaataaaatttaagtgtgGTTTAATCTTGTCTGTAAGGATAAAAAGAATATGCAACTAAGATTCgtattaaaaagtatcaaagtattaaaaatattaagttttttgaaaatcatgtgGAGTTCTAAATCAATTACAAAGGAAAAAgcaattgagaaataaatttataatagaattgGTGCGAATTGAGGGAGTCAAAATTGATGACTCaaatatgtattcaaaatttttttatttttcaaaaagaaaaaaaaaagaaaaaatcatacatttgcATTTAGAAGCTCTTGTGGGCTGCAGGCTGTGCACCTGTAATTTACACAAAGTAACTGatgattaaaactttaaaatattttctgcaaatctgaaatagaattataattttttttttaataaccgcaggcactgaactttcgttctttgccttagaagatgccggaagtgttgctcatttatcatTACCCaatgggcacctgtgaaccaaagtcatggaggcgagcaacattacccacgccacactgccacaaatacctgttcatagggtgggccattcatacattcacacatcagaagacaacacacagagagagaaacatccatgcctagagcgggattcgagcccgcagccattggcttcgcagtcaggcacgctgacCACTCGGCCGTCGAAATAGAATTATAAACAGAGTTCAAACATTT
This window encodes:
- the LOC107446948 gene encoding mediator of RNA polymerase II transcription subunit 24 isoform X2 encodes the protein MDTSKTRSIKSLLLQAWRERWSDVSWGIRIKSVLPRGVSGDVYDLADCILQQALVGPGSNNLFMSYLMHSLSSRVVSYGAVLSSIGRYQSFYKPYCILSLLDLLRTFQSRIGCHGNEEECIALCKAVVSVTHWLYSCIYHSITVVIAGICLFLPVXPEHISIIEKSYEALFYFSNTTFIKSLLYVGKYEDQAMYTQMLQKHKELEEKLAIVPNTTNVSKEVIESALSLVSSVDNLPVVPSENVSKNKLQTLASTLNIMVGIDAILNPASDASAFVSHLLLVKKLQNFKLSQVYSELIRACLIGIASGTGSFEDDLKWFAFTFLKLPNIISNIQSLQIESEEDSFEKSLDMLLHYSPLLDLTDLKSNSDTLQYLAQEFCKAKIMTEGQGMSFLGRRQNDSFKSASLMYQNMGGVKLPTPKPSPQWDQANIPSSLQAEHTLKTILKLLDSDYSKIQEALLGVLCHILPLRKFKLILAAAAATGKLHTFITKLIECNDFNKYFATENAKAAQTRALTFDVTFLLLFYISQYYGTEIVLGLSTIKDSFFVQWISKNLAEDGKFKCPDLVLSRSDQATVDLLLAQFLNTEHDMSPHQVKWHEVCLNAPAAAREILIAWEHGALSTEKVKLVLDHIKSQMCCLPVCISVWLCNYINVLHHEERLKPMNMLQHFIAPPAVESVTSPSESPSASGRQTPQLPGSEQSNAFYSGRCSLMIGIIKIMMWDLHPPLQLKSKIAPLIPHGLTVKKPLGKILDEVFNDVHYRGWLDIKSIHYFETLLCVGGARWICDALVRRILGYQFLQDINRAVDMVIGIFYLDIEQCALALLLHVLPFYLYSEAHQEQLAEPYGSALSRLTVITTYAALQSRQCSSGNSVKTGCKRSHREVDIDDTRDHTEHSRPTKIHRSNAELLEDTPFELQNLSDEHMRNAVANPINKAIADLMRTLLVIASDATISARSYFPIRFLEQVVLRAKDQASQILQFMPLGLVGLLLKKYPEEFSPELILAVSSMQSPKARKVAALSLCQLTIAQNRLTTKTQCWLDF
- the LOC107446948 gene encoding mediator of RNA polymerase II transcription subunit 24 isoform X1: MYTQMLQKHKELEEKLAIVPNTTNVSKEVIESALSLVSSVDNLPVVPSENVSKNKLQTLASTLNIMVGIDAILNPASDASAFVSHLLLVKKLQNFKLSQVYSELIRACLIGIASGTGSFEDDLKWFAFTFLKLPNIISNIQSLQIESEEDSFEKSLDMLLHYSPLLDLTDLKSNSDTLQYLAQEFCKAKIMTEGQGMSFLGRRQNDSFKSASLMYQNMGGVKLPTPKPSPQWDQANIPSSLQAEHTLKTILKLLDSDYSKIQEALLGVLCHILPLRKFKLILAAAAATGKLHTFITKLIECNDFNKYFATENAKAAQTRALTFDVTFLLLFYISQYYGTEIVLGLSTIKDSFFVQWISKNLAEDGKFKCPDLVLSRSDQATVDLLLAQFLNTEHDMSPHQVKWHEVCLNAPAAAREILIAWEHGALSTEKVKLVLDHIKSQMCCLPVCISVWLCNYINVLHHEERLKPMNMLQHFIAPPAVESVTSPSESPSASGRQTPQLPGSEQSNAFYSGRCSLMIGIIKIMMWDLHPPLQLKSKIAPLIPHGLTVKKPLGKILDEVFNDVHYRGWLDIKSIHYFETLLCVGGARWICDALVRRILGYQFLQDINRAVDMVIGIFYLDIEQCALALLLHVLPFYLYSEAHQEQLAEPYGSALSRLTVITTYAALQSRQCSSGNSVKTGCKRSHREVDIDDTRDHTEHSRPTKIHRSNAELLEDTPFELQNLSDEHMRNAVANPINKAIADLMRTLLVIASDATISARSYFPIRFLEQVVLRAKDQASQILQFMPLGLVGLLLKKYPEEFSPELILAVSSMQSPKARKVAALSLCQLTIAQNRLTTKTQCWLDF